A genomic window from Candidatus Delongbacteria bacterium includes:
- a CDS encoding HupE/UreJ family protein: MRFRSRLQSLAKCPGWAALLPFVALLLAMVPEAGAHGVTAGDKGYIQEISGALPIPFIYLGAKHMITGYDHLAFLFGVIFFLYRFKDIGLYVSLFAVGHTTTLLLGAFLEISVSAYLIDAIIGFSVVYKALDNLGAFRRWFGVQPDTRVATLVFGLFHGFGLATKILEYRLSPDGLFTNLVAFNVGVELGQLGGLGLILIAMSWWRRHDSFLAHAFTANVVLMTGGFLLVGYQMSGWFLL; the protein is encoded by the coding sequence ATGAGATTTCGTTCCCGGCTGCAGAGCCTTGCGAAATGCCCGGGCTGGGCTGCATTGCTGCCATTTGTCGCACTGCTGCTGGCGATGGTGCCGGAAGCCGGGGCCCATGGTGTCACAGCCGGTGACAAAGGCTACATCCAGGAGATCAGTGGTGCGCTGCCGATACCATTCATCTACCTGGGTGCCAAACACATGATCACGGGTTACGACCACCTGGCATTCCTCTTCGGGGTGATCTTCTTCCTCTACCGCTTCAAGGACATCGGACTGTATGTCAGCCTGTTCGCGGTCGGTCACACGACGACCTTGCTGCTGGGTGCCTTCCTTGAAATCTCGGTGAGCGCCTACTTGATTGATGCGATCATCGGATTCTCGGTGGTCTACAAGGCGCTGGACAACCTGGGGGCATTCCGTCGCTGGTTCGGCGTGCAACCTGATACGCGGGTGGCCACCCTGGTCTTCGGCCTGTTCCACGGCTTTGGCCTGGCAACCAAGATTCTGGAGTACAGACTTTCCCCCGATGGGCTGTTCACGAATCTCGTGGCCTTCAATGTGGGCGTCGAGCTTGGCCAGCTGGGTGGTCTGGGTCTGATTCTCATCGCCATGAGCTGGTGGCGGCGTCACGACAGCTTTCTGGCACATGCCTTCACCGCCAATGTGGTGCTCATGACCGGCGGATTTCTGCTGGTAGGGTACCAGATGAGTGGTTGGTTCCTTCTGTAG
- a CDS encoding preprotein translocase subunit SecE, whose translation MFNSQSPSPDDLPTSRQLIRSTVLAAVIAAVLLVTVVLPAEYGVDPTGIGRVIGLTRMGQIKRSLALEAKAEEISGAGPAAVAREEVTGSAQHEENPAVNTSAVISQRSDTLSLVLAPDEGAEIKVTLTQGNAVRYRWSTDGAEANFDTHADSKAAGIKYHGYGKGRSSSEAGELVAAFDGNHGWFWRNRSASPLTLTLETSGPYTDIVRWP comes from the coding sequence GTGTTCAATTCCCAGTCCCCTTCTCCTGACGACCTTCCGACTTCGCGTCAGTTGATTCGTTCCACAGTGCTGGCCGCGGTCATTGCGGCGGTCCTGCTCGTGACGGTCGTCCTCCCGGCAGAATACGGAGTCGACCCAACCGGCATCGGTCGGGTGATCGGCCTGACGCGCATGGGTCAGATCAAGCGCTCACTCGCTCTGGAAGCCAAGGCCGAAGAAATTAGCGGTGCTGGGCCGGCTGCCGTTGCTCGCGAAGAAGTGACAGGATCAGCACAACACGAGGAAAACCCGGCAGTAAACACGTCGGCAGTCATCTCCCAGCGCAGCGACACGCTCTCGCTTGTGCTGGCCCCCGATGAGGGCGCCGAGATCAAGGTGACTCTGACCCAGGGCAATGCGGTTCGCTATCGCTGGAGCACGGATGGAGCCGAGGCGAACTTCGATACGCACGCGGATTCCAAGGCTGCGGGCATCAAGTATCACGGCTATGGCAAGGGCCGTTCCTCCTCCGAGGCCGGTGAGCTCGTCGCCGCTTTCGACGGGAATCATGGCTGGTTCTGGCGCAATCGCTCGGCATCTCCCCTGACCCTGACTCTTGAGACCAGTGGGCCCTATACGGACATCGTTCGCTGGCCCTGA